Below is a genomic region from Azoarcus sp. KH32C.
AGGCGAGTTCAGCGATTTCTTCTCGCAGATCTTCGGCGGCATCGGCAGCGGCCCCCATGGCAGTCCTCATGGCGGACCCCGCCGCGGGCGGCACGGCTTCCAGGCACGTGGGGAAGACCATCACGCGAAGATCCAGCTCGACATCGAGGACAGCTTCAACGGCGCGACGCGCCAGGTCGCGCTGCGCATTCCGCGCATGGACGGCACGGGCCACGTCACGGTGGACATCCGTACGCTGAACGTGAAGATCCCTCGTGGGGTGTACGAAGGCCAGATCGTCCGTCTCGCCGGCCAGGGATCGCCGGGCATCGGCGGCGCGCCGCCGGGCGACCTGCTGCTGGAAGTGCACTTCCTTCCTCACAGCAGGCTGCGCGCGGACGGACGCGACCTGCACCTGACGCTGCCCGTGGCACCGTGGGAAGCGGCGCTCGGCGCGGTCATTCCCGTCGAGCTGCCGGACTCGTCGATCAAGGTCCGCATCCCGCCGGGAGCACGCGCCGGGCAACAGTTGCGCGTGCGCGGCAAGGGAATCCCGGGGCAGCCGCCGGGCGACCTCCTGCTCGACCTGACGATCGTGCTGCCGCCGGCGGACACGCCACGCGCAAAGGAGTTCTACGAAACGATGGCCCGGGAAATGGACTTCGATCCGCGCGCCCAGAACATTGGGTCACAAGGGAGGAGTTGAGCGATGCGCAAGGATGAAATCCTGATCGCCAGTCTGCTTGAGGAGAGCTGGATGACGCTCGAACAGCTCGCGGCGGCCTGCGCGGTCGAACCGGACTGGCTCCTCCGGCACATCGACGAAGGACTGTTCCCGCAGGTGAGTTGTGTGTCGGGCGTGTGGCGCTTTTCGACGGCAAATCTGCAGCGGGCCCGTCGAATGCGGGAACTCGAACGCAACTTCGATGCGGTGCCGGAACTCGCCGCCCTCGTGGCCGACCTGCTCGAAGAGATCGACGCCCTGCGCGAACATGCGCGGAGTCGGCGTGCCGGTTGAGTGCCCGCATGGCTGAGCCTCACCGCCACGCCTGGGCGAACCGTCTCCAGACGCTGCTGCTGGTCCTCACGCTGCTGGGCATCAGCGCGCTTGGGGGCGCCCTGCTGCTCGGCGAGGACGGCATGTGGATTGCGCTCGGCGCGAGCCTGCTCACACTGGTGCTGGAGCCGGCCGCCACTGGCCAACTGACCCTGCGCCTGTACGGGGCAAGCCCGATGGCCCGCAGCACCGCACCAGGACTGTGGCTCCTGATGGAGCGCATCAGCAAGCGTGCGGCGCTCCCCTCCGTGCCCCGGCTCTACTACGTCCCGAGCCCGATCATCAACGCGTTTGCCGTCGGACGGCGCAGGAACTCGGCCATCGCGGTGACCGACGGACTGCTGCGCAGCCTGGCCGACCGCGAGATCGCCGGCGTGCTGGCTCATGAAACGGCGCACATTGCCCACGACGACCTGCGCGTGATGGGACTCGCCGACTATGTGAGCCGCCTGACCGGTCTCTTTGCGCTGCTGGGGCAACTCATGCTGCTGCTGAGCCTCCCGTCGCTCGTGAGCGGCACCATCGATATCAACTGGGTGCTTCTTGCGCTGCTCGTCCTGTCGCCCCATCTCGCCTTGCTGGCGCAACTCGGACTGTCGCGCGTGCGCGAATTCGACGCCGACCGCGCCGCCGCCTCCTTCACGGGCGACCCTGAAGGACTCGCGTCCGCGCTTGCCCACATCGAACGCGTCAGCCGCTCGTGGCGGATGATCCTGATGCCCGGCTGGGGCAACCCGGAGCCGTCCTGGCTGCGCACGCATCCGGCTACCGAAGACCGCATCACGCGGCTACTCGAACTCAGTCGCACGGAATTCAGCCGTGATGAGACGGAGATGTCGTCGCACCATGCGCGGCGGCACGCCGATGCCTTCCCGGCCCCCCGTCACAATCGACCACGCTGGAGGCCCGGCGGCTTCTG
It encodes:
- a CDS encoding DnaJ C-terminal domain-containing protein → MDFRDYYKVLGVERGASADEIKKAFRKLARKYHPDISRESDAEARMKEINEANAVLSDPERRAAYDQLGRSYQAGQDFRPPPGWDSGFEFTSHGFSPHEAGEFSDFFSQIFGGIGSGPHGSPHGGPRRGRHGFQARGEDHHAKIQLDIEDSFNGATRQVALRIPRMDGTGHVTVDIRTLNVKIPRGVYEGQIVRLAGQGSPGIGGAPPGDLLLEVHFLPHSRLRADGRDLHLTLPVAPWEAALGAVIPVELPDSSIKVRIPPGARAGQQLRVRGKGIPGQPPGDLLLDLTIVLPPADTPRAKEFYETMAREMDFDPRAQNIGSQGRS
- a CDS encoding chaperone modulator CbpM, giving the protein MRKDEILIASLLEESWMTLEQLAAACAVEPDWLLRHIDEGLFPQVSCVSGVWRFSTANLQRARRMRELERNFDAVPELAALVADLLEEIDALREHARSRRAG
- a CDS encoding zinc metalloprotease HtpX, translating into MAEPHRHAWANRLQTLLLVLTLLGISALGGALLLGEDGMWIALGASLLTLVLEPAATGQLTLRLYGASPMARSTAPGLWLLMERISKRAALPSVPRLYYVPSPIINAFAVGRRRNSAIAVTDGLLRSLADREIAGVLAHETAHIAHDDLRVMGLADYVSRLTGLFALLGQLMLLLSLPSLVSGTIDINWVLLALLVLSPHLALLAQLGLSRVREFDADRAAASFTGDPEGLASALAHIERVSRSWRMILMPGWGNPEPSWLRTHPATEDRITRLLELSRTEFSRDETEMSSHHARRHADAFPAPRHNRPRWRPGGFWW